Below is a genomic region from Vicia villosa cultivar HV-30 ecotype Madison, WI unplaced genomic scaffold, Vvil1.0 ctg.000442F_1_1_1, whole genome shotgun sequence.
GctctattaaatttttatttgtaccaaaagtatttttgatttttgattttaatTATCTTACCCTTTTTTTCACCCTAATCAAATACACGCAAGATCCGTACATGAAAGAGTTTCCCAGAATatcaaggaattgaagatccaacatatgaaCTTCACTGACAATTAATGTAATATTCTTTGTAAACACTGTAacgagttttattaaaaaatgtaatattatAGTAAACACTATAACGAGATTAATTAGAAAACCCAATGACCCCTCGGTTTTTATGATAAAACGAGATAAAAAGGCGctagtttttgtaaataataaaagtgcagaaaCGGGGGTTCGAACCCATGCCATAATAAACCTTTacctcagtgttttaaaaaccgaggtAATAAGGCTTTACTTTTCATGACGCCATTcgttacctcgattcttttgttGAGATAAAATGCATTTCGCGTTCGACATTAGAATCATTTTTGTAGTAGTGTCAAGCTGATTGGGAAAATGTTTGGACTTTAAAAGTTATTCTTCATGGTTTTGAAGTGGCTTCTAATTTAAGAATAAACTTCCACAAAATCAAGATTATGGGCTTCAATTTAGAGCCAAATTTTTCGGAGGCGGCATCAGACTTTCTCTCTTGTTCAACAGCTTATCTCCCCTTCAATTTTCTAGGTATACCCATTGGTAATAATTTAAGAATGTGCAGTTCTTGGTCGACAATTATAGACAAAGTTTCCAGTCGCTTAGCAAGTTGGAAAAGCAAGTTTATTTCTTATGGAGGGCGTATTGTTCTTCTTAATGTGGTTCTTAATTACATTCCATTGTATTTATTCTCCTTTTACAAAGCTCCCAAGGTGATGATTCTCGAGTTAATCAAAATTCAGAGAGCTTTTTTATGGAAAGGAGAATAAAACAAGAGGCAGATCAATTAGTTGTCATGGTCATCAATTTATAAATCAAAAGCGGAAGGTGGGACGAGAATTAAACACTGTGGGTCCTTCAATGTTGCTTTACTCAGCAAATGGgcttggagaattatggataGGCGAAATTTTCAATGGTCACAACTCTTAGCCTTTAAGTATGGAGACATCAAAAGTCTGTTGCTTGACCCAACTAAACCTTTTGCAACTAGAAAATTATCTATTTGGTGGCGGGATATTCGGAGCATCGTGGCAACTTCGGGTATGGAAGAGCCTTGGTTTCAAAGAGAAATTTCTTATAAGCTTGGTTCAggatcaaatatatatttttggagATTTAATTGGTTTGGTCCCCAACCTCTTAAGTACGTTTCCCCATCAATTCTTGAGTTGGTCAGTGACCAAAGGTTGATGGTTAACAATGCAGTTTCGTGGTCGTTAGGTGTTTCGTCTTGGAATTTTGGAATCAATTATGCATTTATGTCTGTAGATGTGTGTGATCAGGTACAGGAACTGCACAATATTTTGGAACAAGTTTCACATGTCCCTTTCATTGAAGATTTTGTTttgtgtaacgcccggaaattcgattattcgcttactTTAGACGTTTGGAGTATTTAgtgaaatttttgtatttttggacgatttagtcggtattagttcgggatagcggattgacaattaatcgagatttttaatatatttagtattagaaatattattagagtgtcaggtattattttgggaattttcagaGAAAAGTAAATTAGACTGTAATATATGAGGTGATAAGTAAATAGGgagtttaataaaataaaaattaattgggCTAAATGTTGTGTTGCCCATGTGAATTAGTTTAGCCCAAAGTAGGATTAGTGAGGTAATATCTTAGGTTTAGAAACAGTCAGTAACGGCATAACTTTAGAAGAGGAAGCAGTTAGCAGAGAATTGGGAGAAACCAGTGCACGTGAGATTTGCCTAGCAGAGGAATTTTTGGGGATTTTGATCGGGACGATTTAGAGCAACCTtcgatccaaaggtaagggtgggattcttgctctataaataggaacatgatggattgtatgtggggATTGGTTGTATGAAATTATCGTATGTATAAAATTGTTGTTTCGGAAATTAATGTTTTGGTAATTTTATCTGATTTGATACATATAATTCTATACTGATATTGGTATGATAGTCTGTCTATAGTGTCACTTTTTCGTTCGTCATTCATGTAGCGATGTTATATATGTCTGTATTGTTACCGTGTTCACTCATGTATAGTCACTTTGCTTCGCTGCCAATTGATATAATTCGTTAATACATGTGAAGTTAACACAAATCTGATGATATATACACATACTGTAGCAACTATTATATTTATAGGCATCAAAACTATATTGGCATGTAGCGGCCATATACCATGTAGCGGCAGTATATCAGTTGGATATATCATAGTTTATAATTGAGAATATCAAATTGTTAAATACTATAGCAGCACTTCTTATTAGCAAATTGGAATCATGTTTTCTAGGATATTGATAAGTCTGTATCAATATCTCAACATAGAATTTAAgtttacttttatatattattattataataataataagaataataataattataataataatagtaataatataatatatttgatataatatttttaagagtTTTGAGTAAgagataatatttaaattatttggtCAAGTGAATTTCAAttctgttagagttgtcaatagggttGTCAGAGTCGCTTATGAGATGTTTAGAGTTAAATCTGATGAGCcgtaaagattaaaattgaaggtatttgaccctttagagttgttttattattacttgagtcagaccatTAGCTAATTAGGCTCATAAGAGTTACCCTTGTATATAAAAGTTGTCAGTAGAGTATTTTTGGGCACTTTGGAGTTGTTGGGACTATTGTAGAATTTTTTAGAGTTCTTTCAGTAACAGAGTTATTCTTAAGAATTAGCAGATATAATTTGTTAAGTTTAAGACTTAGTAAAACTAAATTACAAAGTTAGTTTATAACTGAGATTAGATAATTGGCAGTGTCAATATACTTTAGGCGAGTCCGAAATTGATTCGGTAATCATAAATTAACGACGTTTTAGTGATGTTTTGACTTGTTGCGTATTTTGAAATATTGCGGACTTTATGATGTTGCAGGAAATTAAAGTGACGAGAAATCATCAATGatgattgatatattttggcgatgtaggcgaatgccttATGCGACGTTGTTTTGTGATTGATTGTGGTTTGTTGCATGTCATAGTGTCTCATGAATTGCATGTAtgtagcgacggcctggattggcaaaacagcgacgaaggcttatgcctgctTTTGATGCCTCTTTTacctggcaattggcgatgggggctgaagccctgggtaccacatgcatgatgcaTTAGTCGTGTCTCATCCATTTGCTTTATTGCGATGTTGTGCGTGATtatgtgattttgatttttgaattgtttgtgattgaaattgagacgtgagatatatattatgacttgaaccgtaatatactctttatcatgactttatttatattgtttgatatctcaccctttgcttgttttcgccgttgcctttatactggtaacgtgcaggtgatgctAGTGAGTGAAGGATTAGCTGTCGCGagttgagtcggttgtcgctctgatacgtagcactcggggggataaaacgattgtttttattattgttttaattgctgaattttatttagttttgatttaaattgtaacttaaagttaccgtgcaaagatgctacgacttgatttaaatatttaggaagtttgatgattccgctgcgaagtAAATTATTTGATGAGGTATTTTTGAGGATTAAATTAATGTTATGATTTGTCCGCTTTCgtttaagtgttatgtatctatgtggAGGCGTAATTGCCGTAAGTGAATTAAATGACGAATGTGACATCCTATTTCATCGtatgagtttttttaaaaatactctgattttctgtataaattatcgggtagatttggggtgttacattagtggtatcagagcaggtcggtctgtacGGCCAGTGTCGAGTCGTAGTTAGTTAACAATCGAGTATTGTTAATTACTTTTATCTGACTGTTATTTCTGTTGCAGTGCTAAGTTAAGATGGCTGGGAGAAACGATGCTGCGATTGCTGCCGCTTTGGAGGCTATGACTCAGGCTTTGGCAAATCAGCCAAATGTTAATGAGAATGCTGGATCCCGCAGTTTGGCGACTTTTCAGAGGGAGAATCCGCCGGTCTTCAAAGGCAAGCATGACCCCGACGGCGCATTGGAGTggttgaaggagattgagagaatctTCCGTGTGATGGACTGCACTCAGGCGCAGAAGGTTCAGTATGGAACTCATATGTTGGCAgtcgaagctgatgactggtggctaGAGACTCGTCAGAGATTGGAGGTGGCGGGTGAAGAGATCACTTGGGATGTGTTCcgcagagagtttctgaggaagtattatcctgaagatgttcggggaaagaaagagattgagttccttGAGCTGAAACAGGGGAATATGTCAGTGAcagagtatgctgcaaagttcACTGAGTTGGCTAAGTTCTACCCGTATTATGATGGGGCGGGTGCTGAGTTTTcaaagtgcattaagtttgagaacgGATTACGCTCTGAGATCAAGAAAGCTGTtgggtatcagaagattcgtaTCTTTCCTAATTTGGTTGATAGTTGCAGGATTTATGAAGAAGATCATAATGCACATTGCAAGCTTGTCAAGGATAGGAGAGGTAAGCAGAACCGTGGCACACCTTATGATGCTCCAGTTGGAAAGGGAAAAGCAGAAGTGGCTAATggcaagagaactagtgggggaggaGCTCCTGCTAGCGTGATTTGCTTCAAATGTGGAGAACCTGGCCACAAGAGTGATGTATGTACTGCTGGGGAGAAAAGATGTTTCCGTTGTGGTAAGACAGGACACGTAACTACTGATTGTAGACATAAGGAAGTtatttgtttcaactgtggtgaagaagggcaTATTAGTAGCAAGTGTCAGAAACCAAAAAGGGAACCAGGAAGTGGAAAAGTATTCGCTTTAGCTGGAACTCAAACAGCTAATGAGGACAGGAATACCAGAGGTGCGTATTTCAGTAGTAATACTTTAATTACTATCGTTGATTATTGGTGCTGCTAGTTGTTTCAATGTTCCTAATTGTGTTGAATgattagtatgttagatttaaaCCTTGTTGAGTTTGGTCGTTTCGAAGGAATAGTAGTTAGAGTGTTGTCAAGCACAATTTGGGAATCGGAGAGTCGGAAACTAGAACGAAGTTAAGGACGGTGGTATCGGATGAATTTTCGAGgaagaaaatcttttaagtgggggagagttgtaacgcccggaaattcgattattcgcttactTTAGACGTTTGGAGTATTTAgtgaaatttttgtatttttggacgatttagtcggtattagttcgggatagcggattaacaattaatcgagatttttaatatatttagtattagaaatattattagagtgtcaggtattattttgggaattttcagagaaaattaaattagactGTAATATATGAGGTGATAAGTAAATAGGgagtttaataaaataaaaattaattgggCTAAATGTTGTGTTGCCCATGTGAATTAGTTTAGCCCAAAGTAGGATTAGTGAGGTAATATCTTAGGTTTAGAAACAGTCAGTAACGGCATAACTTTAGAAGAGGAAGCAGTTAGCAGAGAATTGGGAGAAACCAGTGCACGTGAGATTTGCCTAGCAGAGGAATTTTTGGGGATTTTGATCGGGACGATTTAGAGCAACCTtcgatccaaaggtaagggtgggattcttgctctataaataggaacatgatggattgtatgtggggATTGGTTGTATGAAATTATCGTATGTATAAAATTGTTGTTTCGGAAATTAATGTTTTGGTAATTTTATCTGATTTGATACATATAATTCTATACTGATATTGGTATGATAGTCTGTCTATAGTGTCACTTTTTCGTTCGTCATTCATGTAGCGATGTTATATATGTCTGTATTGTTACCGTGTTCACTCATGTATAGTCACTTTGCTTCGCTGCCAATTGATATAATTCGTTAATACATGTGAAGTTAACACAAATCTGATGATATATACACATACTGTAGCAACTATTATATTTATAGGCATCAAAACTATATTGGCATGTAGCGGCCATATACCATGTAGCGGCAGTATATCAGTTGGATATATCATAGTTTATAATTGAGAATATCAAATTGTTAAATACTATAGCAGCACTTCTTATTAGCAAATTGGAATCATGTTTTCTAGGATATTGATAAGTCTGTATCAATATCTCAACATAGAATTTAAgtttacttttatatattattattataataataataagaataataataattataataataatagtaataatataatatatttgatataatatttttaagagtTTTGAGTAAgagataatatttaaattatttggtCAAGTGAATTTCAAttctgttagagttgtcaatagggttGTCAGAGTCGCTTATGAGATGTTTAGAGTTAAATCTGATGAGCcgtaaagattaaaattgaaggtatttgaccctttagagttgttttattattacttgagtcagaccatTAGCTAATTAGGCTCATAAGAGTTACCCTTGTATATAAAAGTTGTCAGTAGAGTATTTTTGGGCACTTTGGAGTTGTTGGGACTATTGTAGAATTTTTTAGAGTTCTTTCAGTAACAGAGTTATTCTTAAGAATTAGCAGATATAATTTGTTAAGTTTAAGACTTAGTAAAACTAAATTACAAAGTTAGTTTATAACTGAGATTAGATAATTGGCAGTGTCAATATACTTTAGGCGAGTCCGAAATTGATTCGGTAATCATAAATTAACGACGTTTTAGTGATGTTTTGACTTGTTGCGTATTTTGAAATATTGCGGACTTTATGATGTTGCAGGAAATTAAAGTGACGAGAAATCATCAATGatgattgatatattttggcgatgtaggcgaatgccttATGCGACGTTGTTTTGTGATTGATTGTGGTTTGTTGCATGTCATAGTGTCTCATGAATTGCATGTAtgtagcgacggcctggattggcaaaacagcgacgaaggcttatgcctgctTTTGATGCCTCTTTTacctggcaattggcgatgggggctgaagccctgggtaccacatgcatgatgcaTTAGTCGTGTCTCATCCATTTGCTTTATTGCGATGTTGTGCGTGATtatgtgattttgatttttgaattgtttgtgattgaaattgagacgtgagatatatattatgacttgaaccgtaatatactctttatcatgactttatttatattgtttgatatctcaccctttgcttgttttcgccgttgcctttatactggtaacgtgcaggtgatgctAGTGAGTGAAGGATTAGCTGTCGCGagttgagtcggttgtcgctctgatacgtagcactcggggggataaaacgattgtttttattattgttttaattgctgaattttatttagttttgatttaaattgtaacttaaagttaccgtgcaaagatgctacgacttgatttaaatatttaggaagtttgatgattccgctgcgaagtAAATTATTTGATGAGGTATTTTTGAGGATTAAATTAATGTTATGATTTGTCCGCTTTCgtttaagtgttatgtatctatgtggAGGCGTAATTGCCGTAAGTGAATTAAATGACGAATGTGACATCCTATTTCATCGtatgagtttttttaaaaatactctgattttctgtataaattatcgggtagatttggggtgttacattagtggtatcagagcaggtcggtctgtacGGCCAGTGTCGAGTCGTAGTTAGTTAACAATCGAGTATTGTTAATTACTTTTATCTGACTGTTATTTCTGTTGCAGTGCTAAGTTAAGATGGCTGGGAGAAACGATGCTGCGATTGCTGCCGCTTTGGAGGCTATGACTCAGGCTTTGGCAAATCAGCCAAATGTTAATGAGAATGCTGGATCCCGCAGTTTGGCGACTTTTCAGAGGGAGAATCCGCCGGTCTTCAAAGGCAAGCATGACCCCGACGGCGCATTGGAGTggttgaaggagattgagagaatctTCCGTGTG
It encodes:
- the LOC131628319 gene encoding uncharacterized protein LOC131628319, with product MAGRNDAAIAAALEAMTQALANQPNVNENAGSRSLATFQRENPPVFKGKHDPDGALEWLKEIERIFRVMDCTQAQKVQYGTHMLAVEADDWWLETRQRLEGNMSVTEYAAKFTELAKFYPYYDGAGAEFSKCIKFENGLRSEIKKAVGYQKIRIFPNLVDSCRIYEEDHNAHCKLVKDRRGKQNRGTPYDAPVGKGKAEVANGKRTSGGGAPASVICFKCGEPGHKSDVCTAGEKRCFRCGKTGHVTTDCRHKEVICFNCGEEGHISSKCQKPKREPGSGKVFALAGTQTANEDRNTRGAYFSSNTLITIVDYWCC